A genome region from Pan troglodytes isolate AG18354 chromosome 3, NHGRI_mPanTro3-v2.0_pri, whole genome shotgun sequence includes the following:
- the GYPA gene encoding glycophorin-A isoform X2, whose product MYGKIIFVLLLSAIVSISASSTTEVAMHTSTSSSVTKSYISSETNDKHKRDTYAATPRAHEVSEISVTFVYPPEVYNGERVQLVHRFSEPEITLIIFGVMAGVIGTILLISYSIRRLIKA is encoded by the exons CAATTGTGAGCATATCAGCATCAAGTACCACTGAGGTGGCAATGCACACTTCAACCTCTTCTTCAGTCACAAAGAGTTACATCTCATCAGAGACAaatg ATAAGCACAAACGGGACACATATGCAGCCACTCCTAGAGCTCATGAAGTTTCAGAAATTTCTGTTACATTTGTTTACCCTCCAGAAGTGTATAACG GAGAAAGGGTACAACTTGTCCATCGTTTCTCTGAACCAG AGATAACACTCATTATTTTTGGGGTGATGGCTGGTGTTATTGGAACGATCCTCTTAATTTCTTACAGTATTCGCCGACTGATAAAG GCATGA
- the GYPA gene encoding glycophorin-A precursor, producing the protein MYGKIIFVLLLSAIVSISASSTTEVAMHTSTSSSVTKSYISSETNDKHKRDTYAATPRAHEVSEISVTFVYPPEVYNGERVQLVHRFSEPEITLIIFGVMAGVIGTILLISYSIRRLIKKSPSDVKPLPSPDTDVPLSSVEIENPETSDQ; encoded by the exons CAATTGTGAGCATATCAGCATCAAGTACCACTGAGGTGGCAATGCACACTTCAACCTCTTCTTCAGTCACAAAGAGTTACATCTCATCAGAGACAaatg ATAAGCACAAACGGGACACATATGCAGCCACTCCTAGAGCTCATGAAGTTTCAGAAATTTCTGTTACATTTGTTTACCCTCCAGAAGTGTATAACG GAGAAAGGGTACAACTTGTCCATCGTTTCTCTGAACCAG AGATAACACTCATTATTTTTGGGGTGATGGCTGGTGTTATTGGAACGATCCTCTTAATTTCTTACAGTATTCGCCGACTGATAAAG AAAAGCCCATCTGATGTAAAACCTCTCCCCTCACCTGACACAGACGTGCCTTTAAGTTCTGTTGAAATAGAAAATCCAG AGACAAGTGATCAATGA
- the GYPA gene encoding glycophorin-A isoform X1 — protein sequence MHTSTSSSVTKSYISSETNDKHKRDTYAATPRAHEVSEISVTFVYPPEVYNGERVQLVHRFSEPEITLIIFGVMAGVIGTILLISYSIRRLIKKSPSDVKPLPSPDTDVPLSSVEIENPETSDQ from the exons ATGCACACTTCAACCTCTTCTTCAGTCACAAAGAGTTACATCTCATCAGAGACAaatg ATAAGCACAAACGGGACACATATGCAGCCACTCCTAGAGCTCATGAAGTTTCAGAAATTTCTGTTACATTTGTTTACCCTCCAGAAGTGTATAACG GAGAAAGGGTACAACTTGTCCATCGTTTCTCTGAACCAG AGATAACACTCATTATTTTTGGGGTGATGGCTGGTGTTATTGGAACGATCCTCTTAATTTCTTACAGTATTCGCCGACTGATAAAG AAAAGCCCATCTGATGTAAAACCTCTCCCCTCACCTGACACAGACGTGCCTTTAAGTTCTGTTGAAATAGAAAATCCAG AGACAAGTGATCAATGA